In Equus caballus isolate H_3958 breed thoroughbred chromosome 26, TB-T2T, whole genome shotgun sequence, the following are encoded in one genomic region:
- the LOC102149726 gene encoding keratin-associated protein 12-2-like — translation MCHTSCPSVCQPACCTPSPCQASCCVPVSCQPAVCSPVSCQAAVCSPVSCKPSVCVASSCQSFVRVPVSCKPAVLVSAPCQSSGCCQPSVCVASSCQSVVRVPVSCKPAVLVSAPCQSSGCCQPSCPTLVCRPISCSSPCCS, via the coding sequence ATGTGCCACACCAGCTGCCCTTCAGTCTGTCAGCCGGCCTGCTGCACACCCAGCCCCTGCCAGGCGTCCTGCTGTGTGCCCGTGAGCTGCCAGCCAGCCGTGTGCTCACCTGTGAGCTGCCAGGCTGCCGTGTGCTCACCTGTGAGCTGCAAGCCCTCCGTGTGTGTGGCCTCCTCCTGCCAGTCCTTTGTGCGTGTGCCTGTGAGCTGCAAGCCTGCCGTGCTTGTTTCTGCCCCCTGCCAGTCCTCTGGGTGCTGCCAGCCCTCCGTGTGTGTGGCCTCCTCCTGCCAGTCCGTCGTGCGTGTGCCTGTGAGCTGCAAGCCTGCCGTGCTTGTGTCTGCCCCCTGCCAGTCCTCCGGGTGCTGCCAGCCGTCCTGCCCCACCCTGGTCTGCAGACCCATCTCCTGCAGCTCCCCTTGCTGCTCATAA